The proteins below come from a single Eubacterium limosum genomic window:
- a CDS encoding flotillin family protein — protein MFTFIIIGIVIIAVVILLLTGYKKAPPSEALLISSPFSHPIKDAQGNVIGTSKIKVVPGGGAKIVIPYLEKAYRLSLSTMQVDIDTSEYIPTKDYIGVKVNAVANVKISSKPEYLLLAAEQFSTKRIDEIRDMVKQILEGTIRSGMGGLSVEDLVQNREKFANQCVTSAEEDLQKMGMEIINLTIQSFTDNNEVLKNLAVKNSAEIKKEADVARAQAEKESRIKQSQAERESKEIELANQVAVEEKTKEKDVQIAGYHRESAIAKAQSDVAYDIEKEEQNKALVSKQQEVEIIKAQKEVELKQQEIRIRENEYMADIGKKAEADKAKAEFDADAKLYASQKEAEGIRAIGEAKAAAIEKEALAMRKMTGPSVVKMVIEKLPEMVEAAAKPMEKVDSITMYGNGNETKMVQDVTGAASQIFNAVKDGTGLDLKDLISSCLSGEVLDDLEDTPPAPEASSEKKTQPDAAAEPKQTKPAPASEEPVETLTPDLDEISTLDALRQMAKDVQKYDSERKNK, from the coding sequence ATGTTTACATTTATTATTATCGGTATTGTTATCATTGCTGTGGTTATATTATTACTAACCGGCTATAAAAAAGCCCCGCCCTCCGAGGCGCTGCTTATTTCATCGCCTTTTTCCCATCCCATCAAGGACGCGCAGGGAAATGTTATCGGCACCAGCAAGATCAAGGTAGTGCCGGGTGGCGGGGCTAAAATTGTTATTCCCTATCTGGAAAAAGCTTATCGCCTGAGTCTTTCTACAATGCAGGTAGATATAGATACCTCAGAATACATTCCTACCAAGGACTACATTGGTGTCAAGGTCAACGCTGTAGCCAATGTTAAAATTTCCAGCAAACCCGAGTATCTGCTGTTAGCCGCTGAACAGTTTTCGACTAAGCGTATTGATGAAATCCGCGATATGGTCAAGCAGATTCTGGAAGGAACAATCCGAAGTGGTATGGGCGGCCTCAGCGTTGAAGACCTTGTTCAGAACCGCGAAAAATTTGCCAACCAGTGTGTCACTTCTGCCGAAGAGGACCTTCAGAAAATGGGGATGGAAATCATTAACCTGACCATTCAGTCCTTTACAGACAACAATGAGGTTCTTAAAAACCTGGCGGTTAAAAACTCTGCCGAAATCAAAAAAGAAGCGGATGTGGCAAGAGCACAGGCTGAAAAGGAATCCCGGATCAAGCAATCCCAGGCCGAACGCGAGAGCAAGGAAATTGAACTGGCCAACCAAGTGGCCGTCGAAGAAAAAACCAAGGAAAAAGACGTACAGATTGCTGGCTATCATCGTGAGAGCGCCATCGCTAAGGCTCAGTCTGATGTGGCCTACGACATCGAAAAAGAAGAACAGAACAAGGCACTGGTCAGTAAGCAGCAGGAAGTTGAGATCATCAAGGCTCAGAAAGAGGTTGAACTGAAGCAGCAGGAAATTCGTATCCGCGAAAATGAATACATGGCGGATATTGGGAAGAAAGCCGAAGCCGACAAAGCTAAAGCAGAATTCGACGCGGACGCCAAGCTCTATGCCAGCCAGAAGGAGGCCGAAGGGATCCGTGCAATTGGCGAGGCCAAAGCCGCTGCCATCGAAAAGGAAGCTCTGGCCATGCGAAAAATGACAGGACCTTCTGTTGTCAAAATGGTCATTGAAAAGCTGCCTGAAATGGTGGAGGCAGCTGCCAAGCCGATGGAAAAGGTGGACTCTATTACCATGTACGGCAACGGAAACGAAACCAAGATGGTTCAGGATGTTACCGGCGCCGCCAGCCAGATTTTTAACGCAGTCAAGGATGGCACCGGCCTCGACCTCAAGGATCTGATCTCCAGCTGCCTGAGCGGCGAAGTTCTGGATGATCTGGAGGATACTCCGCCCGCTCCCGAGGCATCATCAGAAAAAAAGACACAACCAGATGCTGCGGCTGAACCAAAACAAACAAAGCCAGCGCCCGCTTCTGAGGAACCTGTTGAAACACTGACTCCTGATCTGGATGAAATTTCGACGCTTGACGCTTTGCGCCAGATGGCAAAGGATGTCCAGAAATATGACTCGGAGCGCAAAAACAAATAA
- a CDS encoding S1C family serine protease, whose amino-acid sequence MNDQYTNNQFTNNNDEEPKVENALVPIDGDQKKKKKWFAGKNVFAKKTGAMMAVGLVLSGACGFGGGMLASNLGGNNKSVMYQSVERTSTNSSETSNSGAMTTQQIAESAGNSVVEIKTETVTKDSRLQQAVSEGAGSGVIVTNDGYVVTNNHVIDGASKITVTLKSGESYEATLVGTDATSDVALLKINASNLQPAVMGDSDKLSVGETVVAIGNPLGELGGTVTDGIVSALNREITIDGDTMNLLQTNAAINPGNSGGGLFNEYGELVGIVDAKSTGTGVEGLGFAIPINDVKTVVESLSQNGYVKGRPSLGVSLVDVNSAETAMQYRVSEMGVYVAKVADNSGASAAGIQSGDMIVSVDGTAVSSAADVKTAIKSHQVGDTVKIEVQRNGSMLTLNATLGEETPTTNN is encoded by the coding sequence ATGAACGATCAATATACGAATAATCAATTTACAAACAATAATGATGAAGAACCAAAGGTAGAAAACGCTCTGGTGCCTATTGACGGTGACCAGAAGAAAAAGAAAAAATGGTTTGCGGGTAAAAATGTATTCGCGAAAAAAACCGGCGCCATGATGGCAGTGGGCCTGGTGCTTTCCGGTGCCTGTGGTTTTGGCGGCGGTATGCTGGCCAGCAACCTTGGCGGTAACAATAAAAGCGTGATGTACCAGTCCGTAGAGCGTACCAGCACAAACTCTAGTGAAACCAGTAATTCCGGTGCCATGACCACCCAGCAGATCGCTGAATCGGCGGGAAACTCTGTCGTAGAAATCAAGACTGAAACAGTGACTAAAGACAGCCGGCTTCAGCAGGCAGTATCCGAAGGTGCGGGCAGCGGCGTTATCGTCACGAATGATGGCTATGTGGTGACCAATAACCACGTCATTGACGGCGCCAGCAAGATTACTGTAACTCTGAAATCTGGCGAGAGCTACGAGGCCACACTGGTCGGCACTGACGCTACCTCGGATGTGGCACTGCTCAAGATTAACGCGAGCAATCTGCAGCCGGCGGTCATGGGCGATTCAGATAAGCTGAGCGTGGGCGAGACCGTTGTCGCGATCGGAAACCCACTTGGAGAGCTGGGCGGAACGGTTACCGATGGTATTGTTTCTGCCCTGAACCGTGAAATCACCATCGATGGGGATACCATGAACCTCCTTCAGACTAATGCGGCCATTAATCCTGGTAACTCTGGCGGCGGCCTGTTCAATGAATATGGCGAGCTGGTGGGAATCGTGGATGCCAAGTCAACGGGAACTGGCGTAGAAGGCCTTGGTTTTGCCATTCCGATCAATGATGTAAAAACAGTGGTGGAATCCTTATCTCAAAACGGCTATGTAAAGGGTCGCCCAAGCCTTGGTGTGTCTCTGGTGGATGTCAACTCAGCTGAAACCGCCATGCAGTATCGTGTCTCTGAAATGGGCGTGTATGTGGCCAAGGTGGCGGATAATTCCGGAGCGTCAGCCGCAGGTATTCAGTCCGGCGATATGATCGTTTCCGTAGACGGCACTGCTGTGTCAAGTGCCGCAGATGTCAAGACAGCCATCAAGAGCCATCAGGTGGGCGATACCGTTAAAATAGAAGTACAGCGGAATGGCAGTATGCTGACCTTAAACGCCACACTGGGAGAGGAAACACCAACCACGAATAACTAA
- a CDS encoding response regulator transcription factor, with protein sequence MYRILMVDDEEKIRAIVRKYAEFEGNEVVEAADGMEAVELAKSQDFDIIILDIMMPELDGFSACKEIRKYKDTPVIMLSARGEEYDRIHGFELGIDDYVVKPFSPKELMMRVGAILKRRGGVQENKDVVKIGDLEVDFAGRRVTISGKPVEMTPKEYDLFFYMVRNRGIALTREKLITNVWGYDFYGDDRTLDTHIKLLRKSLGDYSKCIVTLRGVGYRFEA encoded by the coding sequence ATGTACCGGATTTTAATGGTTGATGATGAGGAGAAAATACGGGCGATTGTAAGAAAATACGCGGAATTTGAAGGCAATGAGGTCGTTGAGGCCGCTGATGGTATGGAGGCGGTGGAGCTTGCTAAGAGCCAGGACTTTGACATCATTATTCTGGATATTATGATGCCAGAGCTTGACGGCTTCTCAGCCTGTAAGGAGATCCGCAAATATAAGGATACACCGGTTATCATGCTCTCCGCGAGAGGTGAGGAGTATGACCGGATCCACGGTTTTGAACTGGGCATTGACGACTATGTTGTCAAGCCCTTTTCGCCCAAGGAGCTGATGATGCGTGTAGGCGCGATTCTCAAACGGAGAGGCGGTGTTCAGGAGAACAAGGATGTGGTAAAAATCGGAGATCTGGAGGTGGATTTTGCCGGACGCCGTGTCACGATTTCCGGAAAACCGGTGGAGATGACGCCAAAAGAGTATGATCTCTTTTTTTACATGGTGCGGAACCGGGGCATTGCCCTGACGCGGGAAAAGCTCATCACCAATGTCTGGGGCTATGATTTTTACGGCGATGACCGCACCCTGGATACCCATATTAAGCTGCTGAGAAAAAGTCTGGGCGATTACAGCAAGTGCATCGTGACACTGCGTGGAGTAGGATACCGCTTTGAGGCTTAA
- a CDS encoding HAMP domain-containing sensor histidine kinase, with translation MRLKNTSIKWKLFAYIALFAAVMIFVIWLFQIVFLNGFYRQTKVSELKSLANTISANIDSNDLSNIVTEVAGRNNICAKITDTQNNVEINVDTVPRCVLHQMTAQDLANLYLQAKQHGGSYFESFSKDSYQLINIQSSDGRQGVIPEKKFERDENLIYTQIITGGSGNQYVIMLNTMISPVNATVQTLRSQLFYISVVFMVLALIFAAIMSRKVSKPIIKINESAKELAKGNVEVHFDGEGYREITELNDTLNYAAEELSKVENLRRELIANVSHDLRTPLTMITGYAEVMRDIPGENTPENVQIIIDEANRLTSLVNDMLDISKLQAGVQVLNEAPYNLTKSIRRILTRYTKLIEQEGYHIRFEADRDVFVKADEIKMEQVIYNLVNNAVNYAGEDKEVIIRQTVLEDTVRIEVLDHGDGIAEALLPYVWDRYYKIDKAHKQASIGTGLGLSIVKNIMELHHLRFGVNSAPGMGSNFWFEMKIVEDNAEKNEN, from the coding sequence TTGAGGCTTAAGAATACCAGCATTAAATGGAAGCTTTTCGCTTATATTGCCCTTTTTGCGGCGGTAATGATCTTTGTGATCTGGCTGTTCCAGATTGTCTTTTTAAACGGCTTTTACCGCCAGACAAAGGTCAGTGAGCTCAAATCTCTGGCGAACACCATCTCAGCCAATATTGACAGCAATGATTTGAGTAATATTGTAACCGAGGTGGCAGGGCGGAATAATATCTGTGCGAAAATCACCGATACCCAAAACAATGTGGAGATCAATGTGGACACTGTTCCGCGCTGTGTGCTGCACCAGATGACTGCCCAGGATTTGGCGAACCTGTACTTACAGGCAAAGCAGCACGGCGGCTCTTATTTTGAGAGTTTTTCCAAGGACAGCTACCAGCTGATAAATATTCAGAGCAGTGATGGCCGCCAGGGCGTGATTCCCGAAAAGAAATTTGAGCGGGATGAAAATCTGATTTACACCCAGATCATTACAGGCGGCAGCGGCAACCAGTATGTAATCATGCTTAACACCATGATTTCGCCTGTCAACGCCACCGTACAGACCCTGCGTTCCCAGCTTTTTTATATCAGTGTGGTATTTATGGTACTGGCTCTTATCTTTGCGGCCATTATGTCGAGGAAGGTTTCAAAACCTATTATCAAGATCAATGAAAGTGCCAAGGAGCTCGCAAAGGGTAATGTGGAGGTTCACTTTGACGGAGAAGGCTACCGGGAAATTACAGAGCTCAACGATACCTTGAATTATGCAGCTGAGGAGCTTTCAAAGGTAGAAAATCTACGGCGTGAGCTGATCGCCAATGTTTCTCATGACCTGCGTACGCCCCTGACCATGATCACCGGCTATGCCGAGGTGATGCGGGATATTCCAGGAGAAAACACCCCGGAAAACGTGCAGATTATCATTGATGAGGCCAACCGTTTAACAAGTCTGGTTAATGATATGCTGGATATTTCCAAGCTTCAGGCCGGTGTACAGGTTTTAAATGAAGCCCCGTATAATCTGACCAAGAGCATCCGCCGGATTCTCACAAGATATACCAAGCTCATCGAGCAGGAAGGGTATCATATACGCTTTGAGGCGGACAGGGATGTCTTTGTAAAAGCCGATGAGATTAAAATGGAACAGGTCATCTACAATCTGGTAAATAATGCCGTCAACTATGCAGGTGAGGATAAAGAAGTTATAATCCGCCAGACCGTTTTAGAAGATACAGTAAGGATTGAGGTGCTGGACCACGGAGATGGCATTGCGGAAGCGCTGTTGCCCTATGTATGGGACCGCTATTATAAAATTGACAAGGCTCATAAGCAGGCTTCCATCGGAACCGGGCTGGGGCTTTCCATTGTTAAAAATATTATGGAGCTGCATCATCTTCGTTTTGGTGTTAACAGCGCGCCAGGGATGGGAAGTAATTTCTGGTTTGAAATGAAGATCGTAGAGGATAACGCCGAAAAAAATGAAAATTAA
- a CDS encoding ABC transporter permease — protein MFKLYFTALKRLAAKETNRYLRIWVQTLVPPVITTSLYFVIFGNLIGGRIGEMGGFSYMEFIVPGLIMMSVITSSYSNVASSFFSQKFQKNIEELLVAPVPTQVIILGFVTGGLGRSIMVGALVTVISLFFVPLHVFSWPIILITLLMTAVLFSLAGLLNGIFAKSFDDVSIVPTFVLQPLTYLGGVFYSISMLPPIWQAVSKVNPIVYMVSGFRFGFLGVTDVPIVWSLTILVLFIIVLYAICWYLIEKGVGLRS, from the coding sequence ATGTTTAAGCTTTATTTTACCGCACTAAAACGTCTGGCAGCAAAAGAAACCAACCGTTATCTGCGCATCTGGGTACAAACCCTGGTGCCACCGGTCATCACTACCTCATTGTATTTTGTTATTTTCGGAAATCTGATTGGTGGGCGGATTGGAGAGATGGGTGGCTTTTCCTATATGGAATTCATTGTTCCCGGGCTCATCATGATGTCTGTCATCACCAGTTCCTACAGCAATGTCGCCTCCTCCTTTTTCTCTCAAAAATTTCAGAAAAATATTGAAGAGCTTCTGGTTGCACCAGTACCGACTCAGGTTATTATTCTGGGATTCGTCACCGGCGGCCTGGGACGAAGCATCATGGTTGGAGCACTTGTCACTGTGATTTCGTTATTTTTTGTACCCCTTCATGTCTTCTCCTGGCCCATCATCCTCATTACCCTGCTTATGACTGCTGTTTTATTTTCGCTGGCTGGACTGCTCAATGGAATTTTTGCCAAATCCTTTGATGATGTTTCTATTGTGCCAACCTTTGTGCTGCAGCCACTGACGTACCTGGGCGGTGTGTTTTATTCCATTTCGATGCTGCCGCCGATCTGGCAGGCCGTTTCAAAGGTTAATCCCATTGTCTACATGGTCTCGGGCTTTCGTTTCGGATTTCTTGGCGTAACAGATGTTCCGATCGTATGGTCCTTAACAATCCTTGTCCTTTTCATCATTGTGCTTTACGCCATTTGCTGGTATCTCATTGAAAAAGGGGTCGGCTTGAGAAGCTAA
- a CDS encoding ABC transporter ATP-binding protein: MTVALELKNLKKTYESGVVALRGIDLVVEQGDFYALLGPNGAGKSTTIGIVTSLVNKTAGTVKVFGYDLDKDLVQAKQQIGLVPQEFNFNPFETVQQIVVNQAGYYGVPHKEALKRSEKYLRQSGLLEKRHERARMLSGGMKRRLMIARALMHEPRLLILDEPTAGVDIELRREMWDFLRNLNAQGTTIILTTHYLEEAEMLCRNIGIIQSGELIENTSMKNLLSKLQFETFIFDLEPFETRPVINGYKNYFEDSRTLVAEVQRDQGVNGIFEQLTNQGIKVASMRNKSNRLEELFLKITDVKHQSEEENV, translated from the coding sequence ATGACAGTTGCACTCGAACTAAAAAATTTAAAAAAAACCTATGAATCAGGGGTCGTAGCGCTGCGCGGCATTGATTTAGTTGTGGAACAGGGCGATTTCTACGCACTCCTTGGACCAAATGGCGCTGGAAAATCCACTACCATCGGAATCGTTACCTCCCTGGTCAATAAAACAGCTGGGACTGTGAAGGTATTTGGATACGACCTCGATAAGGATCTTGTGCAGGCAAAGCAGCAGATCGGCCTGGTTCCACAGGAGTTTAACTTCAACCCATTCGAAACAGTCCAACAGATTGTCGTTAATCAGGCTGGTTATTACGGCGTCCCACACAAAGAAGCCCTGAAACGCAGTGAAAAATACCTCAGGCAATCCGGACTGCTTGAGAAACGCCATGAACGGGCACGGATGCTTTCAGGAGGGATGAAGCGGCGCCTGATGATTGCCCGGGCATTGATGCACGAACCACGCCTGCTTATTTTGGACGAGCCTACCGCAGGGGTCGATATTGAATTGAGACGTGAAATGTGGGATTTTCTAAGAAATTTAAATGCACAGGGTACGACCATCATCCTGACGACCCATTATCTTGAAGAAGCAGAAATGCTTTGCCGCAATATCGGAATCATCCAATCCGGTGAGCTGATTGAGAATACCAGTATGAAAAACCTTTTATCAAAATTACAGTTTGAAACCTTTATTTTTGATTTAGAGCCTTTTGAAACCAGGCCTGTTATCAATGGATATAAAAATTATTTTGAGGACAGCCGTACTCTCGTCGCCGAGGTCCAGCGCGATCAGGGAGTCAACGGAATCTTCGAACAGCTCACGAATCAGGGAATAAAAGTCGCTTCTATGCGAAACAAATCCAACAGGTTAGAAGAACTGTTTTTAAAAATTACCGATGTTAAACATCAATCGGAGGAAGAAAATGTTTAA
- a CDS encoding CPBP family intramembrane glutamic endopeptidase, with product MKIKAENRSAIILILGVIIIAVTYQCLRLLPVSYQILDPISAVYNLFLTGILAFIVLKDEFIEWFKHFSIKWTLITIPSLLVASFALGKIWQLISGEALVENAINSMITWGYVATHIPFMLMGEELLSITLLFALWKKLNWKFWQASLVCAVLFAFWHIASYEYNVLQILITIVAPRLILNEAFKKSNSIWTTWAAHVAFDIISFLPLLLK from the coding sequence ATGAAAATAAAAGCAGAAAACAGAAGCGCCATTATTCTTATTTTGGGCGTCATCATAATCGCTGTAACATACCAATGCCTCAGGTTACTTCCTGTGAGCTACCAAATACTGGACCCGATTTCTGCAGTATATAATTTATTTCTGACTGGAATACTGGCCTTTATTGTGCTAAAGGATGAGTTTATTGAATGGTTCAAGCATTTCAGTATAAAATGGACATTGATAACAATTCCCTCCTTGCTTGTCGCATCCTTTGCCCTCGGTAAAATATGGCAGCTTATCAGCGGGGAAGCGCTAGTTGAAAATGCGATTAATTCTATGATTACCTGGGGATATGTTGCGACGCATATACCGTTTATGCTGATGGGGGAGGAGCTGCTCAGCATCACGCTGTTATTTGCGCTCTGGAAGAAACTAAATTGGAAATTTTGGCAGGCTTCTCTGGTCTGTGCCGTTCTTTTTGCCTTTTGGCATATTGCCTCATATGAATACAATGTACTTCAAATACTGATTACAATTGTGGCACCACGGTTAATTTTAAACGAGGCGTTCAAAAAGAGCAATTCAATATGGACAACCTGGGCAGCGCATGTTGCCTTTGACATCATCTCATTTCTTCCATTACTGTTAAAGTAA
- a CDS encoding GOLPH3/VPS74 family protein, with protein MERKALTQEYLILTTNDKGKLPMTNSTETKAGLVAAGIMDLLLEGIIKIEGKKVEVVGPLPDSLGHLDGLYAYLADRSRSVTKVIEDYCMSFSSSRINQLLADTGNSLRVAGAATEGKGGLFGNRELFVPEKTYKEALIEALKAAAIQAESLSLHDAALASLLKETRNLKPYFSRHENDRMKEKLKAIKNQQDSKIIREMVGYIDDIMAVMVAAVIATVN; from the coding sequence ATGGAAAGAAAAGCACTCACACAGGAATATTTGATTTTAACCACCAACGATAAGGGAAAGCTGCCAATGACAAATAGTACAGAGACAAAGGCGGGATTGGTGGCCGCAGGAATAATGGATCTGCTCTTGGAGGGCATTATAAAGATTGAAGGGAAAAAGGTGGAAGTCGTCGGTCCGTTGCCAGACAGCCTCGGCCATCTGGATGGGCTCTACGCCTACCTCGCCGATAGGTCCCGTTCTGTTACCAAGGTGATCGAGGATTATTGTATGTCCTTTTCCAGCAGCCGTATCAATCAGCTTCTGGCGGACACTGGAAATTCGCTGAGAGTGGCCGGAGCCGCTACAGAGGGTAAAGGGGGGCTTTTCGGGAATCGGGAGCTCTTTGTGCCTGAAAAAACCTATAAGGAAGCATTGATCGAGGCTTTGAAAGCGGCGGCCATTCAGGCGGAAAGTCTCTCGCTGCACGACGCGGCTCTTGCCAGCCTTTTGAAAGAAACCAGAAATCTTAAGCCGTATTTTTCAAGGCACGAAAATGATCGGATGAAAGAAAAACTAAAGGCCATCAAAAACCAGCAGGACAGCAAAATAATCCGGGAGATGGTTGGATATATCGACGATATTATGGCGGTTATGGTGGCCGCAGTGATTGCCACTGTCAATTAA
- a CDS encoding response regulator has product MDNQTEKRKILIVDDMELNRALLCEMFQTKYTIYEAENGAHALEILERESDNIAVVLLDLIMPVLDGFGVLEEMERMSLTGRVPVIMITAENSEGVMQRGYEMGAADIVTKPFNPNIVIQRVHNIIEQYTQKLHLRQLVAEQTRALREQAEKMRENSAQMIDTLSSIIEFKNTESVSHIHNVRVITRLLLAEFAKNHSEYGLSDSLIEIISEAAAMHDIGKVAIPDNILNKPGRLTDEEFEIMKTHTSRGSEILMELSGVQDLAYYDYCYDICRHHHERWDGGEFVSKVHLNPQNRGIINT; this is encoded by the coding sequence ATGGATAATCAGACAGAAAAAAGAAAGATACTCATCGTTGACGATATGGAGCTGAACCGTGCGCTGCTGTGCGAGATGTTCCAGACAAAATATACCATATATGAAGCTGAAAACGGTGCGCACGCACTGGAAATCCTGGAGCGGGAGAGCGATAATATTGCAGTTGTGCTTTTGGATCTCATCATGCCAGTGCTCGACGGCTTTGGCGTCCTGGAAGAAATGGAGCGTATGAGTCTGACTGGACGTGTGCCGGTCATCATGATCACCGCTGAGAACAGTGAAGGTGTGATGCAGCGCGGCTATGAGATGGGGGCAGCGGATATCGTCACCAAGCCCTTTAACCCCAATATTGTGATCCAGCGCGTCCACAACATCATTGAGCAGTATACCCAGAAGCTCCACCTGCGTCAGCTGGTGGCTGAGCAGACAAGGGCGTTGCGGGAGCAGGCAGAAAAAATGCGTGAAAACAGTGCGCAGATGATTGATACGCTCAGTAGTATCATTGAATTTAAAAATACCGAATCGGTTTCCCATATACATAACGTGCGCGTGATCACCCGGTTGCTGCTGGCTGAGTTTGCGAAAAACCACAGTGAATACGGACTGTCCGACTCTCTGATTGAGATTATTTCTGAGGCGGCGGCCATGCATGATATTGGTAAGGTGGCCATACCAGACAATATTCTCAACAAGCCTGGCCGTTTGACCGATGAGGAATTTGAGATCATGAAAACTCACACCTCCCGGGGGAGCGAGATTTTGATGGAGCTGTCCGGCGTCCAGGATCTGGCTTATTATGATTACTGCTACGATATCTGCCGCCACCACCATGAACGGTGGGATGGGGGCGAGTTTGTGTCAAAAGTCCACCTAAATCCCCAAAATCGTGGTATAATTAATACATAA
- a CDS encoding IS1182 family transposase: MDFIIGNNRHQGMLLPDCIEDYVDENNPVRVIDAYVDTLDFENLGFNKWKPNQTGRPMYSPRDLLKLYIYGYMNHVRSSRRLEIETKRNLEVIWLLQKLSPDHKTIARFRQQNPTALKNVFKNFVQLCTQWELYGKELLAIDGSKFKAWNTKDRNFTKNKLKDRIQHIEEKIESYLDALNQNDALENQSTSEISSDISEVIHQLTDRKTLYESFLAELAESDETQISLTDPDSRLMKTKNGLDVCLNIQTAVDSKNKMIVEFTVENQAQDKNLMGPLAQKAADLLEVPAMTVVADNGYDSVSDVAQLYLSGHRPVVAGGDYEFCIPTDAANTEKITDYDSNVARAIYLPERNIFICPLGKVLRPCTYNKNKHVAKYDNTQACRHCPKKCTKMRYYRAERVMKPSEYTKAFDDSDLFLRKVHIFQNKEIVRQRKAIVEHPFGTVKRAMGISYLLLKGKQKVEGEIALAFLAFNLKRAIHIMGIQPLIQAIRA, translated from the coding sequence ATGGATTTCATTATTGGAAATAATCGTCATCAAGGGATGTTACTTCCAGACTGTATCGAGGATTATGTCGATGAAAATAATCCTGTACGTGTCATTGATGCTTATGTTGATACCTTAGATTTCGAAAATCTCGGATTTAATAAGTGGAAACCCAATCAAACAGGCCGCCCGATGTACTCGCCACGTGATCTTCTAAAACTTTATATTTATGGCTATATGAATCACGTGCGTTCTTCCAGGCGTCTGGAAATTGAGACCAAACGAAACCTCGAAGTGATTTGGCTGCTTCAAAAACTTTCCCCGGATCATAAAACCATTGCCCGCTTTCGCCAGCAAAATCCAACGGCACTTAAGAATGTCTTTAAAAACTTTGTACAGCTCTGTACCCAATGGGAGCTTTACGGTAAAGAACTGCTTGCGATTGATGGCAGCAAATTTAAAGCCTGGAATACCAAAGACCGCAACTTCACCAAAAACAAACTAAAGGATCGGATTCAGCATATCGAAGAAAAAATCGAAAGCTATCTTGATGCTTTAAATCAGAATGATGCACTTGAAAATCAAAGCACTTCTGAAATATCCAGCGATATAAGCGAAGTTATTCATCAGCTCACTGACCGCAAAACACTTTATGAATCTTTTTTAGCGGAGCTCGCTGAAAGCGACGAAACCCAAATTTCGCTTACCGATCCCGATAGCCGTCTGATGAAAACTAAAAACGGGCTTGATGTCTGTTTGAATATTCAAACCGCTGTCGACAGTAAAAACAAAATGATTGTTGAATTCACGGTTGAAAATCAAGCTCAGGATAAAAATTTAATGGGTCCTTTAGCTCAAAAAGCGGCAGATTTATTGGAAGTGCCCGCCATGACCGTCGTTGCAGATAACGGCTACGACAGTGTAAGTGATGTGGCTCAACTTTATCTCAGTGGTCATCGTCCTGTTGTTGCTGGAGGGGATTATGAATTTTGTATTCCTACAGATGCGGCAAATACTGAAAAGATTACCGACTATGATTCGAACGTTGCACGCGCGATTTATCTTCCAGAGCGTAATATTTTCATCTGTCCACTAGGAAAAGTGTTAAGGCCCTGTACTTATAATAAAAATAAACATGTTGCCAAATACGATAATACACAAGCCTGTAGACACTGTCCTAAAAAATGTACAAAAATGCGCTATTACCGCGCCGAGCGTGTCATGAAACCGTCAGAATACACCAAGGCCTTCGATGATTCCGACTTATTCCTTCGAAAAGTTCACATCTTTCAAAATAAAGAGATCGTTCGACAAAGAAAGGCCATTGTTGAGCACCCCTTTGGAACCGTAAAACGCGCAATGGGCATCTCCTATCTTTTACTGAAAGGCAAGCAAAAGGTAGAAGGTGAGATTGCGCTTGCTTTTCTTGCCTTTAATCTTAAAAGAGCCATCCATATCATGGGAATCCAGCCATTAATCCAAGCAATCCGAGCATAG